The following DNA comes from Cellulomonas soli.
CTACATCTGCACGTCCGTCAACGACGCCGTGCTGCACGGCCTGCCGCACGACTACCGGCTGGCCGACGGCGACCTGCTGACCCTCGACCTGGCCGTCTCGCTCGACGGGATCGCCGCCGACTCGGCGATCAGCTTCGTCGTCGGCGCCTCCCGACCTGCCGAGAGCGTCGCGCTGATCGACGCGACCGAGCGCGCGCTGCAGGCGGGGATCGCCGCGGCCGGCCCCGGGGCGCGCATCGGCGACCTCTCGCACGCCATCGGCACGGTGCTCAGCGCGGCCGGCTACCCGATCAACACCGAGTTCGGCGGCCACGGCATCGGCTCGACCATGCACCAGGACCCGCACGTGTCGAACACCGGCAGGCCCGGCCGCGGCTACACGCTGCGACCGGGCCTGCTGCTCGCGCTGGAGCCGTGGGTCATGGTCGACACCGACACGCTCGTCACCGACGCCGACGGCTGGACCCTGCGCTCCGCCACCGGCTGCCGGACCGCGCACAGCGAGCACACCATCGCCATCACGGACGACGGGGCCGAGATCCTCACGCTCCCGCGCGGCTGACCGCTAGCCCAGGCACTCCGCGAGGAACGACTCGATCTGGGCGGAGATCTCCGCAGCGTGCTCGTGGTGCACGTAGTGCTCACCGACCAGCGGGACGTCGCGCGCGCAGCCCGACCCGCGCAGGTAGTCGGTGGACGCCGCGTCCCGCCACGCCGGGCGCTCGCCGGCGGGGTCCGCCGTGAACACGAGCACCGGGACGTCCGGCGAGAACGTCAGGTCGCGCACCTCGTCGACCGCCTCCTCCAGGTGTGCGGCCTGCCAGACGACGTTGCTGCTGACCGCCGACCAGTTCGAGACCGTGGTCTGCAGGGCGAGGTTCTCCTCGCTGTACCCCTGGGCCTGCGTCGCGCCGCTGAACATCTGCGGGTCGTCGCCGCCGATCGCCTGCATGACCCGGACCCAGCCGCCGCGGGCCAGCAGCTCGATCGAGGCCGGGATCGGGTCGGCGAACGGGTCCTCCTCCTTCTCGGAAGCGGGCAGGACGTCGTCGGTGCGCGGCATCGTCGGATCGAGGCCGACCACGGCGACCGTCCGCTCCGGGTACGCGTCGGCGAAGGCCTGGGCGTACAGCCCACCGATGGAGTGGGCGGCCATGACCACGGGCCCGTCGACCCCGGCGGCGTCGAGGGCCTTCTGCACGTCGGCGGCGACATCGCTCGGCAGCATCGGGTCGTCCGTCGCGTCGCTCCACCCGTAGCCGAACGGCTCGACGACCGCGACGGTCGCCCAGGTCGACAGCTCGCGGGTCAGCGGTTCGAAGTCGAGCACCGGGGCGGCGGTACCGAGGCCCGGCAGCAGCACGACGGTCGTGTCACCGGACCCGCTCACCGCGACGTGCATCGTGTGCCCGTCCACCTCGACCAGCTCGCCGGGCGCCGCGTGCGCGTCGCGCTCCCGCGCGGTCATCACCGCGTCGGTGGCCTTGACGCCGACGACGGTGAGCACGACGAGGGCCAGCAGCCCGCCGAGCACCCACCGCAACCGCCGCCGCACCCTGCCCCACCGGGTCGTCCCAGGGTTGTCCTTCTGCTTCACGCTCATGCACCCGAGCCTGCCGTCAGGGCTCTGACCTGCGCATCCGTCCCTGGCGGCCGTCGGCCGGTGCCGATGTCATCCGTGGGCCCCACACGGTGTGGTCCGTGCGGATGACGTCGCCACGGGGGGAGTGGTCCCTGCCACCCGTGCCGCGCGCCTTGCTCCCCGCCGTGTCGTGTCGATCCACGGCTCCCGCGTTCGACCCAGGGGTGAGAGGGTCCGAGCGAACGGACCGGTGACGAAGGGGAGACGACCGTGAAGTACATGCTGATCATGCGCGCAGGCGACGAGGCGCTCCAGGAGTTCCAGGACATCGACTTCGCCGAGGTGCTCGACGCCATGGGCCGGTACAACGACGAGCTCATCACCGCCGGCGTGCTCGTGGCCGCCGAGGGGCTCGACGACGCGTCGAAGGGCGTCGTCGTCGACTTCACGTCGCAGCCGCCCGTGGTGACCGACGGACCCTACGGCGAGGCGAAGGAGCTGTTCGGCGGCTTCTGGATCCTCGACGTGGCCTCGATCGAGGAGGCCGTCGAGTGGGCCAAGCGGGCGCCGATGAGCGGACCGGGCATCAAGACCGAGATCCGCCGGATCGCCAGCATCGAGGAGTTCCCGCAGGACAACGAGTGGATCCAGAAGGAGCGGGCCTGGCGCGAGGCCACCGGCCAGCTGTGAACCAGGCGCGCGAGGCCGTCGGCACGGTGTGGCGGATGGAGTCCGCCCGCATCGTCGGCGGCCTCGCCCGCTACACCGGCGACCTCGCGCTGGCCGAGGACGTCGCGCAGGAGGCGCTCGCCGAGGCCCTGGTCACCTGGCCGCGCGACGGCGTGCCCCACAACCCGGCCGGCTGGCTGCTGACCGTCGGTCGGCGGC
Coding sequences within:
- a CDS encoding alpha/beta fold hydrolase, giving the protein MSVKQKDNPGTTRWGRVRRRLRWVLGGLLALVVLTVVGVKATDAVMTARERDAHAAPGELVEVDGHTMHVAVSGSGDTTVVLLPGLGTAAPVLDFEPLTRELSTWATVAVVEPFGYGWSDATDDPMLPSDVAADVQKALDAAGVDGPVVMAAHSIGGLYAQAFADAYPERTVAVVGLDPTMPRTDDVLPASEKEEDPFADPIPASIELLARGGWVRVMQAIGGDDPQMFSGATQAQGYSEENLALQTTVSNWSAVSSNVVWQAAHLEEAVDEVRDLTFSPDVPVLVFTADPAGERPAWRDAASTDYLRGSGCARDVPLVGEHYVHHEHAAEISAQIESFLAECLG
- the map gene encoding type I methionyl aminopeptidase; translation: MIEILNPAELDRARATGALLGGILQTLKSRTAVGTNLLEIDRWTHELIVGAGAQSCYVDYAPSFGRGPFGHYICTSVNDAVLHGLPHDYRLADGDLLTLDLAVSLDGIAADSAISFVVGASRPAESVALIDATERALQAGIAAAGPGARIGDLSHAIGTVLSAAGYPINTEFGGHGIGSTMHQDPHVSNTGRPGRGYTLRPGLLLALEPWVMVDTDTLVTDADGWTLRSATGCRTAHSEHTIAITDDGAEILTLPRG
- a CDS encoding YciI family protein, which produces MKYMLIMRAGDEALQEFQDIDFAEVLDAMGRYNDELITAGVLVAAEGLDDASKGVVVDFTSQPPVVTDGPYGEAKELFGGFWILDVASIEEAVEWAKRAPMSGPGIKTEIRRIASIEEFPQDNEWIQKERAWREATGQL